One genomic window of Salvia miltiorrhiza cultivar Shanhuang (shh) chromosome 4, IMPLAD_Smil_shh, whole genome shotgun sequence includes the following:
- the LOC131022970 gene encoding uncharacterized protein LOC131022970: protein MSETESDYSREEEQPVERGHRPSTSRREKYPTPNPPPRHAWLRPCMQGYAGRINHYVKDTTLKEVETCLTHYQRLEQFKKGPFGHLLQLKRQDSANAALHHLLARELYDEAFGPWEKWFHVGGHDIRFGAVEYCLVTGLCFGPSPQRFDPNVDHRVGKQSLWHGVLKGKKVEVKDLRKRFVNRSLGNSAQDYLKAANILVAYDLLFCRDYKYVHDWVWALVEEDQKWSDFPWGSYSFQILCHGMSVLKKHPNEITGNRKTYHFYGPIWALQIWSYEAIPRLGRACGMRDTRLQMPRLVNWTTWKSASDFTHFFNAHEAECHRTLEPVEEENDSWYLQTLRHPEPFSVRYHPGGKYAGLTEPVVPEPPPPVRPPPVQRSISRAERTREKQPVPVPRSSSRAERAREKQPVHVERHRQTYVDPTGSPSKRPRPQEFDDSVPRADPDTDYWRRRDEDLIARVTESVTREQIRTVIPEVRRAIVDDDSEHGLVAKITRKVVAAVKDIFGGRSSSRKHRSSSSHASRHRHGSEELDQSRPSHRRSTSHIPSPGHRGHEDPPHVSHRHSVGDLDRQHRGHSQSQHGDDPPHASQRRSASRHSEREASMRRSASHHGERQTSLRRSASRHSERSARQRSPVTPMHGEGDDDVQFSWTTDEEEAQDVGRPRRPIKPSALLQSPYVTDGPLNTPTAKKVAFRKFREMGDDACVAVVETGYMMTQGFFGRILDRRAEFDAEIIDLWILKQNRRIRVNQEYIVHRARTQLQPGISRVRTPVAATDLYDTLYREYGKLHPEDPQGNHRPQRDAYTHWNVPYNLITMFQGTDADHTWHWLEANEILTICNVNASHWCTVVISIERWEVRVYDSLSHVEGITQRRQASMRCITRLMPRLLHTVGYWDNNPNRFVHAADAEMAFVMMPHNQQFMQQDSISCGVYACAYLDRLICGKPKRERMRTNRDVEKYRYMVAVRIWELCTPIPAALI, encoded by the exons CCTCCGAGGCATGCTTGGTTACGTCCGTGCATGCAAGGTTATGCCGGACGAATCAATCACTATGTAAAGGACACGACACTGAAGGAAGTGGAGACCTGTCTGACGCACTACCAGCGTTTAGAACAATTTAAGAAAGGTCCGTTTGGGCATTTACTTCAGTTGAAGAGGCAGGATAGTGCGAATGCCGCACTGCACCATCTTCTTGCACGGGAGTTGTATGACGAAGCATTCGGTCCGTGGGAGAAGTGGTTCCACGTTGGTGGACACGACATTCGATTCGGCGCAGTGGAGTATTGTCTGGTGACGGGGTTGTGTTTCGGGCCATCCCCGCAGCGTTTTGATCCTAATGTGGATCACCGTGTTGGGAAGCAGAGTCTATGGCACGGAGTTTTGAAAGGCAAGAAGGTGGAAGTGAAGGATCTGCGGAAGCGGTTCGTTAACCGCAGTCTGGGCAACAGTGCCCAGGATTATTTGAAGGCGGCCAATATTCTCGTGGCGTATGATCTCCTCTTCTGTCGGGATTATAAATACGTGCACGATTGGGTGTGGGCACTGGTAGAGGAAGATCAGAAATGGTCCGACTTCCCGTGGGGCTCTTACTCATTCCAGATTTTGTGTCATGGGATGAGTGTGTTGAAGAAGCATCCCAACGAGATTACCGGTAATAGGAAGACGTACCACTTCTATGGGCCCATATGGGCATTACAGATTTGGTCGTACGAGGCCATTCCGAGGTTGGGCCGCGCGTGTGGGATGCGTGACACGAGGTTGCAGATGCCACGATTGGTGAACTGGACGACTTGGAAGTCGGCTTCTGACTTCACCCACTTTTTTAATGCTCATGag GCCGAGTGTCACCGGACACTCGAACCGGTCGAGGAGGAGAATGATTCATGGTATTTGCAGACCCTGAGGCATCCAGAGCCTTTTTCTGTACGATACCATCCTGGAGGGAAATATGCCGGCTTGACAGAGCCAGTTGTACCGGAGCCGCCTCCTCCTGTTAGGCCTCCCCCTGTGCAGAGGAGTATCTCACGAGCAGAGAGGACTCGTGAGAAGCAGCCTGTCCCTGTCCCGAGGAGTAGCTCACGAGCAGAGAGGGCTCGTGAGAAGCAGCCTGTCCATGTTGAGCGGCATAGACAAACGTATGTTGATCCGACTGGTAGCCCATCGAAGCGGCCCAGGCCGCAGGAGTTCGATGATTCAGTGCCTCGAGCAGATCCAGATACTGATTATTGGAGGCGACGTGATGAGGACTTGATTGCCCGTGTCACTGAGAGCGTGACACGGGAGCAGATCCGGACCGTGATCCCTGAGGTGCGGCGGGCGATTGTAGACGACGACTCCGAGCATGGACTGGTTGCCAAAATTACACGGAAGGTCGTGGCCGCTGTGAAGGATATATTCGGTGGGCGATCTTCTTCGAGGAAGCATAGATCATCATCCAGCCATGCCAGTCGTCATAGACACGGGAGTGAGGAGTTGGACCAGTCGAGACCCAGTCACAGACGGTCTACATCTCACATTCCTAGTCCTGGGCATCGGGGTCATGAGGATCCGCCTCATGTGAGCCATAGGCACTCAGTTGGAGACCTGGATCGGCAGCATCGGGGTCACAGTCAATCACAGCATGGAGATGATCCACCCCATGCGAGTCAGCGGCGATCTGCCTCACGTCACAGTGAGAGGGAGGCATCTATGAGGCGATCAGCCTCACATCATGGTGAGAGGCAGACATCTTTGAGGCGATCTGCCTCACGTCACAGTGAGAGGTCAGCTCGTCAGCGGAGTCCAGTGACGCCTATGCATGGAGAGGGAGATGACGATGTCCAGTTCAGCTGGACTACTGACGAGGAAGAGGCCCAGGATGTAGGGCGGCCACGACGCCCGATTAAGCCGTCTGCTCTTCTACAGAGTCCGTATGTGACCGATGGCCCACTTAACACTCCTACGGCAAAGAAGGTTGCTTTCCGCAAATTTAGAGAGATGGGCGACGATGCATGTGTTGCTGTAGTGGAGACTGGATATATGATGACCCAGGGCTTTTTTGGGCGTATTTTGGATCGTCGGGCTGAGTTCGATGCTGAG ATTATAGACCTCTGGATTTTGAAGCAAAATCGAAGGATCAGAGTCAACCAGGAATATATAGTGCATCGGGCTCGGACTCAACTCCAGCCGGGTATTAGTCGAGTTAGAACTCCAGTGGCTGCAACCGATTTATAT GATACCCTATACAGAGAGTATGGTAAGCTGCATCCAGAGGATCCCCAGGGGAATCATCGGCCACAGCGAGATGCATACACACATTGGAATGTGCCCTACAATCTCATCACAATGTTCCAGGGCACTGATGCAGATCATACGTGGCATTGGTTGGAGGCTAATGAG ATTCTTACTATTTGCAATGTCAACGCGAGTCATTGGTGCACTGTGGTCATTTCTATCGAACGATGGGAGGTTCGAGTGTATGATTCTCTGTCACATGTTGAAGGGATCACACAACGTCGACAAGCTTCAATGAGGTGCATAACTCGTTTGATGCCTAGATTGTTGCACACTGTGGGGTATTGGGATAACAATCCCAACAGGTTTGTCCATGCTGCTGATGCAGAGATGGCGTTTGTGATGATGCCCCACAACCAGCAATTTATGCAACAGGACAGCATTAGTTGTGGTGTGTATGCATGTGCTTACTTAGATCGTCTGATATGTGGAAAACCGAAACGGGAACGGATGAGAACCAATAGGGATGTAGAAAAATATCGCTACATGGTAGCTGTTAGGATATGGGAATTGTGTACCCCAATTCCCGCTGCTTTGATTTGA
- the LOC131022971 gene encoding uncharacterized protein LOC131022971, whose protein sequence is MENHVEYVVHRSSTTRLWFVCKHGNGCPFMLRAVQSASIWRVIKVVMDHTCHTDLNRTAPRQIPARVVGRYFTRKLVDEGVVLKPKEMISEMQRLFGIEINYSFALRARNIAIEMTYGDFGNSYQMLPSYLYMLRMSNPGTLYDLEMKDDGKFHHMFVALGQSVAAFEKGYLRPVIVVDGTHLKGRNGGILFVAVTKDGNEAIFPLAVGLGPIENDESWTWFFHRLRTCFGQPDDLLIVSDQHKSIRNAVECVYPNVPHGLCYYHIQKNLAHYGQHVAAVFKAAAYSYRSDDFQRNFSALQVLKVNAHTRLDTIGVERWARSKCPTVVGTTPPGCFIDRDLSSHYGEMVR, encoded by the exons ATGGAGAATCACGTGGAGTACGTCGTGCATCGTTCCAGTACGACCCGTTTGTGGTTTGTTTGCAAGCATGGCAACGGTTGTCCGTTCATGCTGCGAGCCGTTCAGAGTGCATCGATCTGGAGAGTGATCAAGGTGGTGATGGATCATACCTGCCACACGGATTTGAATCGCACTGCCCCGAGACAGATTCCGGCGAGGGTTGTTGGAAGATATTTTACACGGAAATTGGTAGACGAGGGGGTCGTTTTGAAGCCGAAGGAGATGATTTCAGAGATGCAGCGCTTATTCGGTATTGAGATCAATTACAGCTTCGCTCTCCGTGCAAGAAACATCGCGATTGAGATGACGTATGGTGATTTTGGGAACTCGTATCAGATGCTCCCATCGTATTTGTATATGCTGAGAATGAGTAATCCCGGCACATTATACGACCTTGAGATGAAGGACGATGGCAAGTTTCATCATATGTTTGTTGCACTTGGACAGAGCGTGGCTGCCTTTGAGAAGGGTTACTTGAGGCCGGTCATCGTCGTAGACGGGACCCATCTGAAGGGAAGGAACGGCGGCATTTTGTTCGTCGCTGTTACAAAGGATGGGAACGAAGCAATATTTCCTCTCGCAGTTGGGCTTGGTCCTATCGAGAACGACGAGTCTTGGACTTGGTTCTTCCACCGACTGCGGACTTGCTTTGGTCAGCCGGATGATCTCTTGATTGTGTCTGATCAGCACAAGAGCATCAGAAATGCTGTGGAGTGTGTCTACCCGAACGTCCCTCACGGGTTGTGCTATTACCATATCCAGAAGAATCTCGCGCATTATGGGCAGCATGTAGCTGCAGTCTTCAAAGCAGCGGCATATTCCTATCGatcagacgactttcaaaggaATTTTTCTGCGCTTCAAGTACTGAAAGTCAACGCGCACACACGCCTCGACACTATTGGTGTGGAGAGATGGGCCAGGTCCAAGTGCCCT ACTGTTGTGGGCACGACGCCTCCCGGTTGCTTCATTGATCGAGACCTATCGAGCCATTATGGAGAAATGGTTCGATAG